The genome window AAAATTATTCCTACGTATATAATCTGACTCCAACTAAGGTTAACCACCAATGGAATATAAACAGCAAGATTATCTCCACCAAGGCTTAAACAAAACAGAAGTAATGAGAGAAAACTTGTATTAGTTGTCTTTTTTTCGTCATCCTGTTCAAAAAGCGCTATAAAGATTAAAATAATGCCCATAAATCCTGTAATCCAATCTGGAAATAGAAATGCTAGCCCTTTTCCTAAAATTACCCCAAAGATCCATAAAATAAGCGTTGCTACTCCAAAGCCAATAATCGGTAACCGGTAATTATAGTTTCGTAAAAGAAATAATAGTGCAATAAACGTATCAATATTAAGTCCCACAAATATCAAAAGAATTGTAATAAGACTCATAATATCATCGTCCCTATGAACGGTCGATTATAATAACATATTCGTTGCTGCTTTAATGCCGGATTCAATTGGATCTTACTAATACTTAGATTATTGGGATTTTTGAATGAAGTCCCATCAATATTCTCAAGACACAACGAAATGATATTTTTTATTATCCAGCCATGTGTAATTATTAAAATATTTTGTTGTGGATACTTATAAGAAGTATCCAATAAAAATGACCATATTCGTGCACGAGCATGTTCAAAGTTTTCGCCTTGATTTATCAAAATTGAATGTGGTCGCACGTCATTCGTTTCAACATCAAAATACATCGAATACTGTTGCTTTAATTTACTAATATCTGCCCCATTCCATTTACCGTAAGATATTTCTGCTAGACGTTCATCAACCTGCAACTTAATATTAGTCGTAGCACAAATTATTTGCCCCGTTTTTACTGCTCGCCTTAACGGACTTGTATAGACATAATCAATTTGATTATTATCAAACAATTTTTGATAATTCGCTGCTTCCAGCATTCCCTGTTTGGTCAGACTTGTTAATCTATCATTTAATGTACCTTGGATATAATTTAATCGATTAGCATAGGTTTCCCCGTGACGAATTAAAAAAAAGTTGTCATTATTACCATCCACCTATAAGAATTATGTATGTTAAAGAGGCTATTCAATTCTAGCCTCTTTTTTAGCCATTATTATATCAATGGCTTTTAATTTTTACTAAGCCTAAATTCACTTTGTCAGATATAAGTATCTTAGTTGTTCAACCATTGAATCACTGATTTGTAACACATCTTTTAAGTAAGAGGTCATTCCACCATATTTATTATTAATAAGAGAGATTGCTTGATCATAATAACACCTATTTGCTGTTGAAAGATCGTAAATTGAGTGAAGATAATTATCACCTAGGTTATTTTTTATAGCATAACGTAATCGTTCTTTTATCCTTTTTGTTGATGCTTTATTAGTTAAAATATAATCTTGATAAATTATATCTACTGGAACTTGTAGAAGACTTAGTAAATAAATTGCTCCTAAACCAGTACGGTCTTTCCCCGCAGAGCAATGAAATAAAACACCACCCTGCGCTGAATGTAGGCATAATTTTTTAATAAAGGTGTGAAATGCTTCTTGTGCTTTCTCATCAGTGACAAATTGACAATATACTTCCATCATGCGATTAAAACCCGCTTGTGGATCCTTTGAAAAACTTTTTCGTGCTTCAGCAATACTAATATTACTTTCAGTAAGGTCATTCTCAAAGACCGGTATCCGAATATAATTCATCAATGATGTTAATTGGTCGGGATAAAAAGCTACTTCGGAAGTTGAACGAAAGTCAATAATTGTCCTAATACCATATCCATAAAGTTTTCTTTGCTCATTATGTGTAAAATAGGAGAGATGCGCAGAACGAACAAGATTATTCCATTTCAGACTTTCGCCATCAATAGTTCTATAACCACCAAGATCTCGAAAATTAAATCCATTTTCAAACGCTAGAATTCGCTGATGATTCGCCATATTGCATCTCCCTCCTTTCTAAAAAGTGTATTCATCTACTACACGTTAGCGTAAATGAATACACTTCTAATGTTATGTTCGTGTAATTTCAGGAACATCAAACCCCAGTAACGTTTGTAGCTTATCAACCACATGACGCAAAGCTGATTCAATTTCAGAAACTTCTCCCACAATTACAACCGAGCCACTAAATCGATCAATGAACCCTAGAGTAACATTACTCGACTTTGTAGCAATATCCCCAGCGATAATTGAGGCTTCACTTGGCGTTATTGTCAAAATACCAAGCGCATTTTTAGGAGTTTGTATCCCTAATTTCTCATAAATGTCTGGCGTAGGGTTAGCAACGATATGTGCTAATGTTACCTGTTTACCCGGAACATATTCTTGAATTGTCCGTTTGATATCCTGCCTAGCCATAGTATCATCCCCATTTTATTGCTGAGTTACATTCATTACATCACGGGCAATAATTATTTCTTCGTTAGTTGGAATAACAGCTATTTTAACCTTACTATCAGGTGCTTCAATGCTTAGCTCATTATTTTTATTTTTCTCTTCGTCAATTTTGACTCCAAGATAGTCTAAATTCTTACAGATCTGACTTCTAATATAAGCAGCATGTTCACCAATTCCGGCTGTAAATACTAATGTATCCAATCCATCAAGATCCGTTGTATATGCTCCAATATATTGTTGAATTGAATGTACAAATACATCTAAAGCTAATTGTGCCCGTTCGTTACCGTTTTTAGCCGCACTTTCAATCTCACGTTCATCATTAGAAATCCCAGATAAGCCTTTAAGCCCTGAGTCTTCATTCATTATTCGACGCATTTCATGTGAATCAATATTGAGTTCTTCTTCAAGAAAAGGAATAATTTCTGGATCAATATCTCCACATCGCGTTCCCATCACTACACCTGCTAACGGAGTAAAGCCCATTGAAGAGTTAACCGACTTTCCATCTAAGATCGCCGAAACGCTTGATCCATTTCCCAAATGACACGTGATCATACGACGAGTCTTTTCTTTACCAAAAAGTTCACGCGCTTTTTCTGACACATACTGATGTGAAGGGGCATGGAACCCGTAGCGCCTAATTTGATACTTTTCATAAAACTCATATGGCAAAGCATACATATAAGCTTTCTTAGGGATTGTATGATGAAATGAATTATCGAAAGTAACTACTTCCTTGGCATCTGGAAGAAACTTTTCAAAGGCTTTTATCCCTGCTAGTCCATTTGGATTATGCAGAGGTGATAACACCTTCAATTCATCAATCCGTTTTTCAACTTCTGGAGTGACTGCCACTGCATGAGTATAGTAACTTCCGCCATGAGAAATCCGGTGACCAACACCATAAATTTCTGACTTATCCTTAACAACCCCACTAGACATTAAAACATCAATAATATGGTCAATTGCCTCTGAGTGGTTTTTTAAAGGGATTTGTCTTGTCTCGTTAGTTTTATCAGTTTTATATGAAAGCTGACTTGTCGAAGAACCAAGATTTTCAGCAGAACCACTAATTAATAGTTTCTCCTCTGGCATCAAGTAAAGTTTGAACTTAATTGATGAACTACCAGAATTAATTGCAAGTATTTTTTTTGACATCAAATCACTCCAAATAAACTAAATTAACGAATTATTGCTTCGTAAACCATCTTCAGATCATTATCTGAAGGAACAACTGGATTGCCAGGGAATGTTGCATCTTTCTTCGCATTTGCAACAACAGTATCAGCTAATTCTTCAGCTTTAGCAGGATCAACACCGAATGCTTGAAGAGTCATTGGACAATTCATTTGTCGTGCCATTTCCCTAATTTTAGCAATTAGTCGCTTTACTGCAAGACGATCGCCTACTCCAGGAGCAGCAATTCCAGCTTTCTTAGCAGCAATTGCAAACTTATGCAATGCCTCTTCACTATGTTCAGCATTATATGCGATAACATATGGCAAGAGCATTGTATTTGCTAAACCATGGGGAACGTGGAAATTAGCTCCCAATTGATGCGCAATTGAGTGGCAAATCCCTAATCCAGCAATATTAAATGCAGTTCCGGCAATATTTGATGCTTCATGAACAATCTTACGAGCATCCACATTATCGCCGTGACGATAACACTCAACTAAATGTTTAATAACGGCATCAATTGCTTCTTCTGATAATGCAACTGTGAATAAATTTGCATCCTTAGCAACCAAAGATTCAAGTGCATGTGTTAAAACATCCATTCCTGAATATGCAGTTACACTCTTAGGAGCAGTCATAACTAGTTTAGGATCTAGTAAAGCACAATCAGGTGTCAAATAATCTTCCAAAATAGGAATTTTACGATGTTCTTTCGTATCAGAAATAACCGCAGTATTCGTAACTTCTGAACCAGTACCACTCGTTGTTGGAATAGCAATATATTCATTGATCTTGCACTTGCCCAACTTTTCACCAAAGAAACGAATTCCCTTACCAGTATCCAAAGCTGATCCGCCACCGATACCAATCACAATTGTTGGTTTAAGTTTAAGGAATTGTTGAACCCCTTCCATAATCTTATCTAGTGGAGGATCGGGGACAACATCAGAGAAAATTTCACACTTATTATTATCCTTAATGTGACTCTCAATTTCTTTTAAGGTATCACTACCAGGCAAGAAAGAATCACAGACTAATAAAATACGTTCATTATTAAGTGTCTCTAGTTCTTTCAAACTATCTGTTCCCGAATAAATCCGGGTTGGCATACTATATTTTTCCATTGGAATTATGCCTCCCATTAATACCAGTTACGTACTGAGAATCCTTGTGGTGAGTTCAAACGAACCCGACGAGTAAATGTTCGTGCAGTACATGTTCCTTCACCAGTTGGCGTAGCAATTGTTAATGCTGAAGCACCTGAGTGAGCTCCATTATCTGCAACACCTGTACCAACATAGGATGGGCCATTAACAACAAAGATTGAACATTGCATCCGGTGAGCAGCATTATTAATATGCTTAAGGTTATTGGAATGAATAGTAGCTGTGTGATGGTTACCTTTTTCAACTTCAACAGCAGTCTTCAAAACATCATCAAATGTTGGACAAGAAACAACTGGTAAAATTGGCATTAACATTTCAGTCATTACTAATGGATGTTCCTTAGGAAGTTCACAAATAATTTCAACTGGGTGGCCTGTGTAAGGAATATTAGCTTGGTCTAAGATATAAGTTGCATCCTTACCAACAAATTTACGATCAGGAGCACCATTTTCTTGGATACACATATCAGCTAATTTATCGGCTTGTTCACGGTTAACTACAAAGGCACCTTCATCTTGCATCTTACGAATTAATTCATCTTTAATGCTACTTTCTGCAACTACTTCCTTTTCAGCAGTACATAAAATATCATTATCAAATGAAGCAGATGTAATGATATTATGAGCAGCTAAATCAATATCAGCAGTAGCATCAACCATTGCAGGAGGATTACCAGGACCAGCACCAACCGCTTTCTTACCACTGGTCATTGCTTGGTGAACAACAGCTGGGCCACCAGTTACTGCTAACATTGCAATGTCGGGGTGCTTCATCATTTGTTGAACTGATTCAATTGTTGGTGTTTCAATACTTACAACTAAATTATGAAGGCCTGTTGCATCTGCAATAAAATCGTTCATCTTTTCAATTGTCCAGCGAGTAACATTCTTTGCGCCAGGGTGAGCACCAAAGTAAAGAGTATTACCACCGGCAAGCATCATGATCGCATTAGCAATTACAGTTTCTGAAGGGTTTGTACTTGGGCCAACCGCACCAATAACACCATATGGTAACCGTTCATACATAACCATCCCACCGTCACCGTTTTCTACAACTGGTTCAAGAATCTCGGGACCAGGAGTGTTGTACAAGGCATTGTTTAACTTAGCAATTTTGGCCTCTACTGTTCCCATTCCTGTTTCTTCTTTGATATCTTTAGCCATTTTTTCAATATATGGGCGGAATCCTTCCTTAATGGCATCAATCACTTGTTGGCGAACAGCAATTGGCTTATCCCGATATATTTCTTGAGCAGCTTTTGCAGCAGCAATTGCATCATTGACATTAGTGAAAATTCCGCGATGACCATTATCAGTAGTAGCTGCAACGTTTGCACTTGAAGAGCTGGCATTATCTAGTTCTTCGGCAAGAATTTTGCGTACAGCACTTTCAATATCATTAATCTGCATATCTACTTACTCTCCTTCAAAAATTCTGCAACAGCAGCTTCACAAATTGATTGATCTTCTTCAACCAATCCACCACTAACACCAATCGCTCCAATAATTTCATCGTTAATCTTCAATGGAATACCACCTGCAAAAGATGCTAACTTACCATCAAGCATTGTTTCCATTTGATATAATCCGGCACCTGGTTGGATATCCTTACTAATATCCTTGGTAGGTTCCTTCATTGCTAATGCTGACCATGCCTTTTTAGGAGCTAAAGTACAACTTACTAAATTAGCATTTGGCATATGGTAGCTCATTTGCAATACTTGATCAGCTTTCATAATAGCAATTGTTACTCCAACACCCAATTCATTAGCACGAGCTACAGCCGCATCGATTACTTTTTCCATTTTGTGCCGATCAAATAGATTTTTAGAAGCATTATTCTTGATTACGTTTTCAACAATCTTACTAATTTGTTCCTCGTTCATTCTTAACGCACATCCTTTTCTTCTTGATAACGTTTGTAAATTTTTAACACGTCATCAGTTACACTATTTAATAAATCTTCATAGTCTTCATCACGCGCTACAATATATAAAAAATCCGACAAACGATTAATATATCTTTCTAGCTCTGGACGAAATTTTACATTCTTTGATAGCCGCACAAATAGTCGCTCTGCACGACGACAGATTGTTCGACAAATATGAAGTTGTGCACCCGCAGTACTCGAACCAGGTAAGATAAAACTATGAACAGGTGGCAGTTTTGATGTATATTCATCAATAACCTTTTCAAGTTTTCGAGTATCTTCATCAGTAATAATCTTACTTTTATCAGTAAAATACTGCCGTTTTTCTGTCGCTATCTCACCTTGAAGGAAAAACATTTTATATTCGATCTCTTGTAAAAGCTTCTTATTACGTTTACTTTCACAGAATTTATCTGCCAAACTAATATTAGCGTTTAATTCATCAAAAGTTCCATAAGTTTCAACTCGTAATGAATCCTTAGGTACCCTCGTTCCATCGAATAAACTTGTTTCTCCCTTGTCACCACCTTTTGTGTAAATAGCCATTTTGATGCCTCCAATGCACACTACTTATCAAAACGGTCAATTATTCCAACTATCGTACAGTCATTAACGTCCCTTACTTGATCCTCATCACGCTCTTTATCAGCACGTCTTGCACCAGCACCACGAACTATTAATACATTATCACCAATCCCAGCATTTACTGTATCAGCGGCAACTTGTTCAAATCGAACTGGTTGTTGGTCGGAATTAATCTGTTGAACTATCATTAGTTTCTTTCCAACTAAGGATGGATCCTTTTGGGTTGCAACAACACTACCTACTACTCTCGCCATATACAATTTTCTTCAGTCCTAATCTTTATTTTAATTTTTTTATAGTTACAGATATCAAGTGCTTCATCTGTAATATGTTGCTTTTGATATCTAACAAGAATCGATTTATCTGGTTTAGCAGCTATCTCTTCTCTGGTAATAATCCGATTATAACTGGCAATTACTGGCGATTCGTTATTTACAACAAACAAGATCGGCCAGTCCAAAATCATCATCCGTGGAATAAAATTAACCATCTGTTCATTAATTAAAAAGTAAAATTTAACATCATAGCTAATTCCTTCTAACACCCATTTAACCCAAGCGTTAGTCTTTTCCATTGAATATAAGTCCGTTATTAACTCAATCGAAATATCTTTTAGAATAACTTTTCCGTTTCTCAAAAAAATCTGTTCACTAGGCGGGGCAACTTGATGATTAAAAGTAACTTCAACGCTCGTATGCTTTCGTTCTTCTAATCGTTGCATAACCTGTTGTACTAGGTTATCCATCTATTCACCCCCTTATTAGTTTCTCAAAAAGTTAGTTTTTCTTCTTGATAATAACTTTTCCGAAAGAATTATTACCTAGTCCGACATTAGCTGCATTGGCTTCATCAGTATCAATATGCATTTCAAGGACAAAGTCTTCACGAGGGCGAGCAACTACGTCATCAAAAATGGTTTTACGTCCACCATCGCCATCTACTTCAACCTGCATTGAATCACCGAGCTTTACGCCAAAGCGCTTGGCATCTTCTAAACTCATGTGGATGTGTCGCTTTGCAACAATTACACCTTGAATTTCAATTTCCGCATATGGTGACCGAACCTTAATTGAAGGGGTGCCATCAAGATCACCAGACATTCTAATTGGAGCATCAATTCCTAGTGTAAAGTTTTCTGAACGGGCAATTTCTACCTGTGAGTGTGAACGGTATGGCCCCATTAGACGAACATGTTCAATGGTGCCTTTGGGCCCGATCAGATCAACAGTTTGCTTTGCAGCAAAGTCCGCATGTTGACGAAGTTTCTTTAGCATTTCAATCTTTTGACCAGGGAATAGCTTTTGAAAGTCTTCTTCCGTCAAATGTACATGGTGATTTGAAACACCAATTGGAACTAGGTTAGGATTAAGTGTTTCTCTAACAATCGTCCGGATAAGTGTTCTTAAATGTTCTTCATCCATACGTAATCTTCCTTTTTATTAAAATTTTCTATTCAGCGTCTGAATCTGATCCACCTGGTAAAATCTTTTCAACTTCTTCATGTGGACGAGGAATTACGTAAGACGATACAACTTCGCCGACACCTTCAGCAGCTTGTACACCAGCATCAACGGCAGCCTTTACAGCACCAACATCACCACGAATCATAACAGTTACCAATCCACTACCAATCTTTTCTTGGCCAGTTAATGTTACATTAGCAGCCTTTACCATTTGATCAGCAGCTTCAATAGATGCAACTAATCCGCGTGTTTCAATCATTCCTAAAGCGTTATTCATAGTTATTTCCTCCTACTTTTTCTTTAATTCATTGTAATGGATACACTTCTTATGCGGTTCTCCTAATTTCCGTGGACATTTTGGATCTCCACACATATTGCATGTGACTTCATTATCATTAGAGTTGGTATCTTGTTTATCATTAGACGAATCCGAAGCTTCGATTTCATCTTTGCCCTCTAATGATCGCTCAGTTTGAACACTAGGTTCAGCAGAATTTTCACTATTCTGTACTATCTCTTCTTTAATTGAAGATGGTTCAGCAACCTTTTCCTTTTCAGCAATATTTTGCTGCTTTTCTGGATTTGGTTGCAATAAATCTGTTTTGCCCAAGGAGTTCAACCCTATTGCTGGACGCCCTATTATCGCTGACGTTACATATACATCAGGTAAATAGTCTTTTACAGCTTGAACCGCAACAGTTATAGCTGATAGTTCACCAGAAACTTGTAAGGTGACCCATCCATTACCTTTCGTATTTTGAATACTACTAAGTTCAACATCTGCAGTTTTTAGCATCCTGTCAGCAGCCACAATAGCGCCAGATAATCCATTACATTCTACATAGCCCAAAGACTTCATAATTAAATCACCTGTTTGCCATTTCCTTAAAAGGGATTCCTTTTACTAATCTCGCTGCATTTGCTCCTAAAATTCGTAATTGCTTTTTATCATTGATTGTCATATCAAATAAAGGCTGATTTTCTTTTAAGTTCTTATAGTGAACAATAAAATGATCTCCTTCAAAAGCAATTCCTACAGATAGCCTTGATGCAAGAGCTGATTGGTATGCTCTTTCAACAGTATCATTTATATTGATTTTACGAACTGAGACTGGGATCTGTTCTTCTTCAATTCCATAAAAAAGTGGCTTGACACTATCTGGAATCGTTATTCCATTTTCTAGTCCGACGACAATCGAGGGACGTTGTGAATCATCGTTGTTCATAACGCTTCCTTCTTTCTTCGCCATACCTTAAAATCAATCCAGTTGCAACGGCATTTCGTGGTCCTTCAACTCCACGAACATTTCCTCGACCAGCAACTAAATTAAAGTGTGCTAATTCATCTGTAACAAGTTGTGGAATTTCAAAGTCTAAGGCTGAACCACCGACAATTACAACAAACGGAATATCACGAATATTTCCAGTTGGACTAACATACTTAAGTGCCCGTAAAGCGTTCGTAACAAATACTCGTTTCTTTGCACTTTGACGCACTAATTTAATTTTTTCAATGCTTGGATTCCCAGTTACTGGTTCGTATCCATCTGGTTTAATTACTACAACTTTGGCAAACAGTGATGATGGAAGCGGATCTTTAAAGAATTGAACCGAACCATCCTCATGTCGAATTTGAAAAAGGTTTTCTACCTTTGCTAATGGGTAGCGTTTGATGTCTTCTGCAAGATGAATATCATTCAATCCTAATTCAGAATTAATAATCATCGTTACCATATCACCAGCACCAGCTAAGTGAATTGCAACTGTATTATTTTCTTTATTAATGATTGAAGCATCTGTTGAGCCAGCACCTAAATCAAGGATTGCGATTGGCTTATCTGTTCCTGGAGTTGTTAATGCTCCACGAATTGCAGATTCAACTTCAGCACCACCAATTTCAACCTTTGTATTAAATTCTTTTTCAATAAGTTTAGCAATAACTTCCATTTGAAGATGATCTGACTTAACCATTGCTGCGATCCCAACTGCTGATTCATTTGAGAATTCACCAGCTAGACCGCCTCGAACTTCAACTGGTACTTGAGTATCAACAGCAAGTAAATCTTGAATAGCAATTTCATCATTTTTCTTTCCTGTAAGATCTGCCATTGTTTGACGAACATTTTCCAACATTCCTCCAACATTGGTTCCAGACTCACCAGTTATATTGTTAATATGGCGGAAACTAGAAACCTTTTTCATAATGGCGTCAGCACCTTCAGAAACTCCAACTTCTTCTTTTCCAGTATCACCATTAATTATGATTTTACCTGCTGGAATTACTCGCGCTTTAACATCCCCAGCTGGAGTCTTAATAACAACAGCCGAACGATTTCCAATAAGCGCTCGAGAAACTGGAACAATATTCTTAGTCTCTTCTGGAGTTAGTCCAAATAAGGTAGCGATACCATACGGGTTTGAAAGTTGTGAAATTACTTGTCCAGGGCCAGCAACTTCTACAGCTGCCAGCATATTTAACGGAACTTTGTCAATCATAGCAACTTCATCGACAATCGGAATTTTATGATTTAACCGATTATCAACTAAAACACCATCATCGTTTCTTAGAATTGCTGCTGTTATTTTATAACCAGAGGCAACATAAGCATTGATAAGTTTAGCAACGTCTTCAAAATCAATATCCTTAGGAACTACAACAATATAATTTTTGCTTTTATCAGTTTTCTTTAAGAGATCAAGCAAACGAACTGTTATCCCAGCCCCTGTTCCTATACCACCTGGTGTATTAGGATTATGCCCAATCATTGTTGATTCTGTTACAACTGTTTCTGTAATAGTTTCCATTGCAACATCACCAATTACTGGCGTGGCTTCATTGATTCGAATTAAATCAATATCATCGATTGTCAGATTAGATTTATTCAGAACTTGAGTAATTGAATCCCTAATTCCAACTAGATTCTGCTTAGTACCTTTAATCCCAGTAGTAGGAGCAATACCAGAGTTAATAAAGTGAACTTGCCCACTATCGCTTACATCTGCCAATGCAACTTCAGTGGAAGAATTCCCAATATCAACACCAATTACTTTTTCAGTTGCCATACATAAAACTCCCTACTCTGACTAAAAAGCTTAGTTATCGCCCTTTAGCTTCTTACGACTTTCATAATAATCAGCAGCTTCTTCAAACCATGCTGCGCAAACATTAGCGTCATACTTGTCCCGTAATTCCTTTGCA of Limosilactobacillus reuteri subsp. reuteri contains these proteins:
- a CDS encoding glycerol dehydratase reactivase beta/small subunit family protein, yielding MAKKEGSVMNNDDSQRPSIVVGLENGITIPDSVKPLFYGIEEEQIPVSVRKININDTVERAYQSALASRLSVGIAFEGDHFIVHYKNLKENQPLFDMTINDKKQLRILGANAARLVKGIPFKEMANR
- a CDS encoding diol dehydratase reactivase subunit alpha; this translates as MATEKVIGVDIGNSSTEVALADVSDSGQVHFINSGIAPTTGIKGTKQNLVGIRDSITQVLNKSNLTIDDIDLIRINEATPVIGDVAMETITETVVTESTMIGHNPNTPGGIGTGAGITVRLLDLLKKTDKSKNYIVVVPKDIDFEDVAKLINAYVASGYKITAAILRNDDGVLVDNRLNHKIPIVDEVAMIDKVPLNMLAAVEVAGPGQVISQLSNPYGIATLFGLTPEETKNIVPVSRALIGNRSAVVIKTPAGDVKARVIPAGKIIINGDTGKEEVGVSEGADAIMKKVSSFRHINNITGESGTNVGGMLENVRQTMADLTGKKNDEIAIQDLLAVDTQVPVEVRGGLAGEFSNESAVGIAAMVKSDHLQMEVIAKLIEKEFNTKVEIGGAEVESAIRGALTTPGTDKPIAILDLGAGSTDASIINKENNTVAIHLAGAGDMVTMIINSELGLNDIHLAEDIKRYPLAKVENLFQIRHEDGSVQFFKDPLPSSLFAKVVVIKPDGYEPVTGNPSIEKIKLVRQSAKKRVFVTNALRALKYVSPTGNIRDIPFVVIVGGSALDFEIPQLVTDELAHFNLVAGRGNVRGVEGPRNAVATGLILRYGEERRKRYEQR